ACCCTGATGCCGTTCACGTACTCGATCTCCAACGGCATCGGCGCCGGCATCATCTCGTACGTGGTGATCAAGCTGGCGAAGGGGAAGGCGCGCGACATCCACCCGCTGCTGTACGGCGTGGCCGCGCTCTTCATCCTGTACTTCCTGCGCGGGCCGATCGAGTCCGTGCTGTAACGCCACCACCCGCTCCGGGCCGGGGAGTCGAACCGGATACCCGGCCCGGAGCAGGGCAAACTTCTCGTGAGCATGGTCATATCGCGTGTCGTTAGCCAGGCTCATTAGTTAAGCTAACGACTGTGACGGAGCGGACGGTGACGGCGAACCGCGTGCCACCGGCGCAGCTGGCACCTCAGCTGCGTGATGCGATAACCCGACTCAACCGGAGGGTCCGGCAGGCCCGCCCGGTGGGAGACCTGACGGTCACCCAGCTCTCCGCGCTCACCAGCCTCAAGCTGGCGGGCGCGCTGACACCCCGGGAACTGGCCGACATCGAGCGGGTGCAACCGCCGACGATGACGAAGATCGTCGCGAAGCTGGAGGAGCGCGGCCTCGTGCAGCGCACCCCCCATCCGACCGACGGTCGCCAGGTCATCCTCGCGGCGACCGAGGGGGGTCGGGCCGTGCTCGAACAGTTCGAGCGGGCCCGTAACGAGTGGCTGGCCGACCGGC
This genomic interval from Micromonospora coxensis contains the following:
- a CDS encoding MarR family winged helix-turn-helix transcriptional regulator, whose translation is MTERTVTANRVPPAQLAPQLRDAITRLNRRVRQARPVGDLTVTQLSALTSLKLAGALTPRELADIERVQPPTMTKIVAKLEERGLVQRTPHPTDGRQVILAATEGGRAVLEQFERARNEWLADRLAALTEGERDTLRRAAEILQQLARA